A window of Limosilactobacillus reuteri genomic DNA:
TTCTAACTTATTTTCTAACTTAATTTTACAAACGGCGATTTTAAATTCAGTTCAAACCCCATATGTTTATTGTCAATTTTGTCATCAATATAAATCGTTCCGCGTTTTATAAAGCCAATCTCCTGGCCTATTTTTTGGACGGGAATATTTTTATAATACGTATCATAGCGGAAATTCCTTACTCCCTGCAAATAACCAACCGTAAGTAAGTTAGAAAAGATGTATTTTCCAAAACCTTGACCATTTTTAGAAGAAAGAACTGCTAGTCGATGAATGATCGCATATGGCTCATTCGGCTTTAACCATGATCCATCTTTAATCTCTTCATACGTTTGTTCCGGAGTTAGTTGTAAAGTAGCCGTCCCAACAATTTTTTGGTTATCAATTAACACCCAATTATAACCAGCTTTAATATCACTTTTCATCGTTTTTGGGAAAGGATGACCATCTTGCCATTGTGGATTACCCTTTTCTTTTAATTGCGCTCGGGCTTGCTCAATAATTTCCATAACCCTTTGAAGATCATCCTGGTTTGCCCGTCGTAAGTAAATTGCCATTATACTTTCTCCTTAATCATCTCTCATTCCTAAACAACAAAATCTTAATATATTAATGTATGGTTATTTTATCATGATTAATTATTGAACTGGTGGGGCTTTAGATAAGTTTAAATCATTTATCATAGCGTTTTCATCTTAAGGCACTCTTTACTTTTTATCCATATATTTATCCATATATTTTTCGCTTAATATAATTAAGGTAATATCGCACTAACTTGATGAGGTACTTTTTA
This region includes:
- a CDS encoding GNAT family N-acetyltransferase, coding for MAIYLRRANQDDLQRVMEIIEQARAQLKEKGNPQWQDGHPFPKTMKSDIKAGYNWVLIDNQKIVGTATLQLTPEQTYEEIKDGSWLKPNEPYAIIHRLAVLSSKNGQGFGKYIFSNLLTVGYLQGVRNFRYDTYYKNIPVQKIGQEIGFIKRGTIYIDDKIDNKHMGFELNLKSPFVKLS